In Limanda limanda chromosome 3, fLimLim1.1, whole genome shotgun sequence, the sequence tgAACATAAACCCACGATGGAGGAGAGTACGATATCAGTGTGGGTCTGCCGGGAAGAGAAGCTCGTCCTCGGCTTGTCGAAGCGCACGACCTGCGCCGACGTGGTCCAGGtgctggtggaggagcaggacccCCCGAGCGGCCTCTCCGCGTCCTGCTGCATCGTGGAGAAGTGGAGGGGCTTCGAGAGGATCCTACCCAACAAAACCAAGATGCTGCGGCTGTGGGTCGCCTGGGGAGACGAGCAGAAGAACGTGAAGTTCGTGCTGGTGAAGAGCGAAGTGTCCCTGGCGAGCCACGGAGCCCGGAGCGCGGAGGCTCGGGTGGTGCGGAGCCACCAGGGCCCGGGGGGCACCGGAGGATCCGCCAGGTCCCCGGTGGGAAGCATCTCCCCGGAGAAACAGCGGCGGGTCGTCAGGAAAGCCTTCAGGAagctggagaagatgaagaagaagagaccgAGGGCGGCGCGCAGGGACGCGTCCTCCGCGGAGAAGATGGAGACTCTGGTTCATCTGGTGGTGTCCCAGGACCACACGGTCCGGCAGCAGGTCCAGAGACTCACGGAGCTGGACGCGGAGATCGAGACGTGCGAGGCCAAGGTGCATGTGGACAGAATCAAGAGACACGGAGTCAACTATGTTCAGGACACGTATCTGGTGGAGGCAGCCTCCAGCCGCGAGGAGGACAAACTGTGTCCACCCGGGACTCTGGTGAAGCTGGAGGAGTACGTGGTGCGCTGTGAGGAGGTGCTGAGGCTGcaccaggagctggaggagcaggaggctcaGGTGGACATCATTACGGCGCAGATCCAAGAGGAGCTGAACCACCGCTggatgcagaggaggagagaggagcagcggcCCGCCGGGGGACCACAGAGCGCCCCCTGCCGCACGGACACAGACACTACAGCAGAGGACGAGCTGCTtctggaaggagagaggatCAGAACGCAGCTAGATGCGAGCTGGTACATCGGTCTGCGCCTCAACACTGACTTAGAGGCTCTTAGGAGCGATTTAGAGCTGAGCCAGGAGATTTGTGATGCgagggagaaggagatgagggaTTTGCTGGAGAAAGTGAACACTTTGGACATGGACGAAGGGACaggggtgatgatgatgatgagcacTTTGGAGAGGAAGAGTGAGTGGGTGGAGCAGGCCAGGGGTCTGTCCAAAGCTCTCAGCGTGAACGACGACGACTCAGACACTGGATTAAGTTCCCtgcacagtcaggactcagacTGCCAGACTGTGTGGGAGTCACTGGTTTAATATTGGACCCAGAGTCCTTCAGCTGTTTGTCATTTATCACTGCTTCAGTCTCAGGGATCTTAGTTACTCTGAAGTGAAGGAACATTACATTTCCACAGGGCAGTGACATGGACCTGAACCCATCTGGTTTTACTTtgctcttgtttgtttgtttgttggttcaTCAGCAGGTTTATGCAAAAAGTACAGAACTGATTCACAACACACTGGGTGGAGGGGAGTTGGCTACAAGCACGAgccaaagaaaaaacatttcacttcaCTGTGGATCTGGTTAAAGAGGTTGATCCAGGATTGTTTCTTCAAACACCTTCCTTGACATCAATTTCTCAGGAAATATGGATTtatacatacaaatacatatttggTGTCGATATCTAAGATTTTGTAACATTAAGTGCAGAATATAAGTCCACTTCGCTTGTCttcttatttttctatttttgtttttctaagagCAATAAACACGTGGATTTGTACGGCATCCCAAAAATCCCCCATATGTCCCTGAGTTTTTATAACATCCATCTTAAACCAGTTTAAGAACaactacagtttttttttataacaccaATTGTTCCTCAAAGctgtttttttgtataaataaaataaaataacagttttgaATGTTGAGTTCATGTGTCCCTCCAGTCTCTTGTTAATAATATTTGACCCCTGCAGCAACGTCAGAGAGGACACGAGACTCAAGAAGCTGCCAAGACCGCTTGATCATTTCTAAGCtcagagacaggcagacacaaCATACAGTCAAACACTGTTTATCCTGCAGATTATCAATGTCTCCGTTTTCCCTGTGACCCAGACACTGTGTGATAAATACAACCTCTCTGCTGTGAATCCTAAAGTCATAATAACATGTGAAGTCAAAACAGTGACACCAAGCTCAGCAGGATGAGTCACAAAGCAGAAATGACCTCGGTCTCTCTCAGAGGATAAAAAGTGACATTTCACACAGAACAGCTGCTTCGTCGTTGCTGCTCCTGAACCTGGACAACCTCACAGAACCTCGTTGAGGTATTTTACACAAATCAGAGTATTAAGGGGTTTTAAGGCAGCCTGCACACAACCTtcatattttaagtttaaagaaaaaacacactgcaAGATTCATCCAGAAATAAACAGATCACTTGAGGCTTTGCAGGCAGAGTGAAAACCTTCAAATCCACAGAGTCAGGAACAAATTACATCGAGACTAGTTGTATGTCAACGTAGGaattaagtgtgtgtgaaggtttTGGTGACAGAATATTTTTACAATCTGCAGACTTTCCTTCAGTCCCTCCTCGCCTCACCTCTTACTTCTGACATCCCCTGAGCTGCTGTGCTCTGTGCTTTTTATTTAAAGCTCTGGTGATCTGACAGGTCACCGCATCTTAGTGTTGATATTTTCTGCAAAATTAAGGATTCTGTTTATCAGCCAAGTTACAAACGTATAGAATACAACCGTCCCTAagggaaaataaacaaataataaaccgCTCTTATGTAAAGCTTTGAAATGATATTATGGCCCACGCCCTTTAAGGATGATAAACTTAAAGGATCAGACATCTGATGATACCACAGATCCTCTGTCAGTGTCACAAGATTCATTATGTCTCTTTAGTTGTCAGTTATATTCATTCAGTGACACATTGGCCGCCAGCTTATTTTTAGCGCCTCACCCCTCCCTGCTCTCTAGTTACTTTATATACAAGTGTCTCTGATGTGTTCTTTGCAGTTTGGTTGACAAAGTTCAATTTGATTTTAGTGTTGTATCATGAAAAGTGCCAGACCGACTCTTCTTTTAAAATGCtacaaaaccaaacacacacacacacacacacacacacacacacacacacacacacacacacacacacacacacacacaaacaaagtgaggaccggccaaaaaGGTcatcactttcccaaaatgtcctcactccgtaggttgtagactcaaactggtcctcacaaagattgctgtacaagagcacacacacacacacacacacacacacacacacacacacacacacacacacacacacacacacacacacacacacacacacacacacacacacacacttctgggTTTGATCTGTAGGCTTGAAACATCATCCGAGTCCTTTCACATAAACACTTGTACTCTGTTTGTACAGTGAAGTGCAGTAGATGGATTCTTCTGATATCTATCATTAAAAGCTAAAGAAATAATGTTGTTGCTGATTCTCAATCCTAAACTGTCGGGTTGAAAAGGTTTCAAGCGTCAGCACCAGAGAATTAACAACACTGAAATAGTATAAGGTTTCCTCCCTTGATAAACCCGCCCATGTGTTGCTTTGCAAGCGAACACACAGTGATACGCACGACAACTGTAACATATACATTGCTGCCGTCATCAGAGTTGTATAGCTACTTAATAGGTGAATAGAATTATTCAAAACCACAGAGAGAATAAAGGATGAGCAGAGAGTTTTCTCAGCATATACAGTGactgagaggaaaagaagatgTTGCATAACTGTGTGTGAAGATCTGGGGATCATTAGTTTATAGTGTGTCCCCAGTGAACACAAGAAATcgttaaaattacattttacccTCTAAGCACTTCTATTTTCCAGAGATTCAGTGAATCAAGTTTAATAATtatatgaaaatgaattaattgaGAAACAGGCTTTCCACAGTAACGATAATACACAAAGATCAGAAAAAGTCAAAGCTAGCATGCCCTTCAAAATACtcatttaatgtattttgtcACATAACCAGAATTGGAAGGCTGATAATACACATGAGGCTAACGCTAGGTTAGCAGCATTTCTACACATCTGAATTTTATAAGAAGCATACAACGTATATTTCATCTGATTTTCCAACATCACTGAGGGAAAGCCAACttcaataaataacaaacattaaCATAGCAATGACAAACCGGTCCCAGAGGTGTCTGTTCTGTTGTATTTCATGCAACGTGTGTTGTCAAATCGATTTCTCCATTCGCATTTGCTGtgcttatttgtttgtgttttctttcagtaGCAGTGCGTTGAGGAATCATGGCTTCTGTAAACATGGCTTACAACTAGATCAAAATATTGATTTGACGTAGAGCAACAACAGACGGACACAATGCCAACACCAAtatgtttaaaggttcagtgtgtagaattgagtgacatctagtggtgaactTAAATTTTGCCGCTGAatccccctcacctcaccctctccttccaaacatgaaatagaaaatgtggcagccttcagttgtcattaaaactcaaaaggtgtttagtttgtccagtctgggctactgttaaaaaacatggcggcctccttAGGGAAGACcctatatgtaaatatatagatttagatgaaacacactggtgaaaacatcactaggattttCTTACATTCAAttcctgccaatagatccctttcacctaagtcttacacactgaacctttaacccCAAGTCACAATATAAATATGACTTTACCCCAGAACAATCCTGTGGGAATACGGAGCATTTCACTGGCACATCAGTGTCCTGGCTGTCTCGGTCTAAGACTCAAATTGATCCTCACAACAATAGAAGTAGaatagcagacacacacacacacacacacacacacacacacacacacacacacacacacacacacacacacacacacacacatgtacaagcCACCTTAAGTGTCTTTGTCCCGTGGATTCAGGACAGCATCATTGTCAAACAAGGGGAAGTGCTGTATTTCATTCTCTGTGAATGGCAGCCTTCCTCCCGCTCGACGCACACAGCCAtgctctcctctgtgctccACTCTCATGTGGCTCCCTTTTCATCTGAGGAACATAAATTAACTTGACCTGATGGGAATAAAACTTTATCTTGCATGTGACAAGTGGCGGCGTAATACAATATACAGGATTCTCAGAGGAAAACGGGACAGTCTCGTTCTTTGCCTTTTGTTTCAGAGGCGCAGTCTGTGTGGAGCCTTTTTCCTCAATCACTGAATTTTAGGTTTTAATAAGCTGAGTGTTCCCCGGACTCTGGAGCTGTTGAGAAGATTTTCAGGAATCTTAAGGGTCCTTCTCTTGAAGCTTTTCACTGCGCTGGcctgatttaaaacacaaaaggtTTTCAGGAATGTCTCTAATACATCTGAATATTTCGTCTCAGAGCTTCCCACAGTCCGTCTGATAGCTCCTTTGTCTCTGTTATCACAAAAGTTCATCAAAGCTTCTGTCTTTGATTACAACTCTCTGGCTTGTACTGAAACATGTATAACTCACATCCGTGTGCACACTAACAAAAACATGTCAGGCTCTGATAAAGAAAACGTCACAGTCTTTGTCCGGGGGTCATGACGGGGTTCATGGGTCAAGTTATCAGGGGTTAGAGTTACTGAAGCATCTGACTCTCTCTGCCGAAGGGGTTGTGGGGGTGACcggtggggggggcagtggcCGAGAGAGGCAGCACACTTTGCGCAGCAGGACTCTGACTCTATGGACAGAGAAGAGAGTTTCCTGTGGAGGGAGCAGGGGTCTCTGCACGGCCTCTAAATCATGACGTCACCTTAGTTAACACCAGAACGAGCTGAAAGTTTCCATGGTGTGTTTGAAATGCTGATGGTTAGGATTTCTGGAGAGTTCACCAAGTTTGACTTAAGACTTATAGAACACTTTAATGCTGCATTGAATAAAATCTAACAGCAGCTTTACGATAAAGCAGCGGAAATAAGAAGCTatgatggaaaaccagtcgTGACATTAGgatctggactcaaacacttcacccccccTCCATCGACATAGCGCTGAGttgatgagtgaattttcatttttgggtgaactatccctttaagcccTGCGGACATATAATCACTTATATGCAATGTTCGACAGTTCCATATTTTTCTTCTTAACACTCTctatcaaatacaaatacatttgtataGTTTGTATATAATTGTATCCAATTTAGAGACCTGCACCTGCATGAATATTCCAGAGAATTAAATAGCATCCACTGTGCCTTGATTCACGTTGATTCAAGTCACACGACGATAGGAAAATAGGTGGAAACAACCTGTGTCACTGTTCTAATAAATAACACACAACCCTAGCacacaaaatgaatgaaatgattatCAAATTCTCGAAATGCTTTCTGATTAACTTTGTATAGACTGATTAGTCGATGAATCACTTCAGCTCCACTGCTGCAGGTACTTGAGCAATCTGCCATTTCCATGTGAACTTTCAGGTCTAATAACTGTCTCTGTCGCGTTTGGCCTCTTCTACAGTGAAACATGTCAACACCACATCAAACTGCTGTCTGGAGGAAAAGTCACCATGTCAAATTAATTACACtgaattgtgattttttttttctgttgtcaaagcaaattctttaaaattcaggaggggaaaaaaatgaactTATTTCAATGGCAAACCTGCCCGAGCTCTCTAATCCCCGGAATGTGTCACTCTGTGCCCCTGGCCGCCTTTGTTCGGCCTCCGAGAGTGATCTGCCATGAAGTCACTAATGAAGGTATTGACTCGAGCGCCAGGACTTCAATACCAGGGCTGAGGTGTGAGCCACTCAGAAAGCACTTTGCCTGCTGTTAACAGACTGGGGCCGCCAGTGTGCGCTCATTAGACCTCATTGTGCTAGTGGCAGGTGTGTTAATCCTGTAAGGCTGGGTGCTGACCCCGGGACCTCATCTGTGGGATACTGTACAGCCTCTCTGTGAGCCACTCAAGGTCTGTCGCCTCCTGTAGAAGTCGCATAGCCCAGATCTGTCACCAACGGGCTCATTACCCTCCGATAAGTTTCCTCGGAGGGGCTAGGTGCCGGTTTCCGGCTGCTTGGAACTAATTCATTTAACCACAACATTTTGAACATCGACCTATCTAGCAACGTAAAAGGAAGTCCAAAAAATGCCTGGTTCACAGTCCTGATCAGCAccaaatttaatgggttctttcttaaGGCATAAGGAATCTTTCCACccagtttcatggtaatctgtccagtagtttttgcgtaatcctgcgtgctaacacacagacaaacaaagcaaGACTAAACCACAACATCCTTGTGGAGGTAACAAGAGAGCAAGAAGGTTCAGTCCTGACACAAGGTGAGAGTGTGGAAGCAGGAGGTCTTTGAAGATATCCGATCCTTCGATCAACAGTTTTAATGTTGTACAAATCCCCAAATCACAACTGATGGAATGACCATCAGTATAGGacaatatttagctaatattgCTAATACTTGTGTAATGCCACTCTGAGAGTTACAAAAATGTCCCTTCTTTTGTTCTCTCtatcctctttcttctcttggCTCCCTCgcctcctttttctcctctttccaccATTTCTCCTCTTTCCACCCAACCCTTGGAAGCCCACTGCCCCCCTTTTGGGCAAAGAGACGTTTTAGAAGTATTTGCTAATTGTGGGAACAGTTGGGTTTATCTTGACAATACATGATAGGGTCTCTGCCCGTCCAGACATACGTATATTAAACAGAACGTATTTGATGCGCTCACGAAATTACAgcgtgaaaccaaaactaactggATCAAATTTAACAACGCAATTAAAACCTTAGTTTGGACCATATTccagactttcaggtgtgaaaacaccTGGAAACGGACTTGTTTCAGCAACCactggagtcgccctctgctggtcatctGTGAGAATACAGGTTTCATGTGACTGGGTATTCACTTTGCGGCAGCAGCTCTCGTTACTTTCTCTTTTGTCAAACTCTCCCCGTTGGCTTCCCATGGCTCTTTGCCTGGCTTCACCTGGTGGCACAGTACAGTTTGAAGTGTTTCAGGATTTAGTGGAGAACATCATATACAGCAGCTTCAGGTGGTCTGTGGCAAAGGGCCACACCCGTGCAAAAAGAAAGGAAGCTTCAAGTACTTCACAGCTCAGTTGTCTCCtcccaaaacacacagacattctcTTATCGTGCACAACAGAGGACTTCATGGGTGTGCTTGGTGTATCAGTTACAGAAAAACTCATCAAGACGTCTGGGTGTTTCTGAAATGCACTAAACCGCTTCCTCTCCACAAAAGTCAATGGATCTCGCTCAAGGCAAAAAGCATAAAGTCCCTTTCCCCTAACAAATACTGTAACCCACCCACTGCCTTATCACTTTATGGGAAAGTTGGGTCTCACATACAATGCGCATGGATTGTGTTGCAGTATCTTTGTAGgttatacacgcacacacacacacacgcacacacacaaacacacacacacacaaacacacacacatgagtctGAAACAGGATCAAAACAACACGAATGTTGCTGATTATGTTGCACCTGCTAAATACAGTGAGTATTGaaacctttatttatataaaataatctcaaTTACACTATATGACATTTAAGCACATCCTTATTCACAAGAATACAAAGGCTTTCAAGTCTCAGAGAGTCTGCCATTGCATTGTTTTCACACAGGGCTGTTTTTAGTCTGAATGCTTGCTGACCTATGTTGATACCAATTATGTAATTTTGTAGAAAAGCGGACAAAATGGAGGTTGGCCAAATATTCTTATCCAGAAAAGTCAAACACAGTGACTTTCAGTATGTGCAGGAGCAGAATGGAGCCTCGTGGTCTATTCGACTTCAGGGTGaaatttctctcctgctttacTCCAACAACTTTCAGGAGGATTTAATGCTGATGAGAAGCAAATCAAACTCACAAAAATCTGAAGAGCAACAGCAGCTAGAGAACTTCACTTTTAGGTCACTCAGTAAATAACTCCATAGACGACACTGATCCCAGATCCATAATCAAACATCACATATCCAGACATTTCAGCGAGGTCTCTGGTGAAACCTCACTACACAGAGtgcaggaacaaacacacaacagcagctgatgcCTTAGTGTTCTTCTTTTCCTAAGACCATTCattcttctaaccctaaccctagtaAAAGAAAGATATCTGTGTCCTTGTGGTCCTTTGCATCACAATAAAAGTTAAAGTGAAGCTTTGTCCAAGATTGTTGCTCCAAGGACAAAGAATGTTCCTCATACTGAGAAAATGTCTTCTCagtgtgcaaaaaaaaaaaaaaaaaggaactgcCAGATCAATATATGCAGGCAGGCGAGCACTCGACACTCGAGTGCAAACCTCCCTAATGCGATAAAAAAGTAGGCCCTCTTCTACTTGTTGCTATGGAAACCAGTGATCTGTGGGAACCTAAACATTGTGAGGACGCCAAACTCTAACAGAAGAGTCTTGTTTACGAATGAGGAATGAATGTTGCCTGGGTGTTGTCATTCAAATTGAGACAAGGGTTGAAATATTTCTTGATAGAAGAGACATTCAGAGAAGAAGTGCAGCGGCAGATCTGTCACATTCACTCCTCCGGGGCCAGACTGTGTCCAGCTGAATAACGTCTGTGACCAAGTCCACTGTCGAGTCAGTCATGTGAAGGAATAAAATAGTTTGCAGACAAAATATTTGGTGGAACACAACAGATCACACtcaaatagaaaacattttattattgagaACATATTTGGATACCAGGTTTAAGAATATCTCATATAGCGACTGGGATTCATTCAGAAACTGGGGAAAAGCACTCTGATAATGTTTCTCTACCAAGGTTTTGACTTTGGTCATAACAGTTAATTTTGCAGAGAATAAATGTGGTGAGTGAGGTGATAAAAAAGGACAGGGAGCAGAATACATGCATTCAGCCGTGGATGAGCACGTTAACTCCTGAGATTTTGTTTTGACTGGTATTTCTTTAAAGAGACGAACATTGTGATTCAGTCTCTTGAATTCAACAGCCACACTTTTCACAGTCGGGAACTTGGACAGACATAACAATGTTTagtcatcagctgatcaaagtTGCCAGAACCTAATTTCACCATGACAGCCAAATGTCACAGCCCCAGCAGGATGTGTTATATTTACTCTCCAGTGGTTTTCTTTCAGGGTTTTTCCTTGTGACTCCCTCCTGACAGATGGAGCAGTCACATTAGTGTTCATGATAACAATCAGGTCTTTTTCGGGGCTGGATGGAGAATTTCCATCAAAAACTAATTTATCATCCTGCACGCAGGTTTAAACCAGATATTATACTGTACCATGCAAAATACTGAAATCTATACAGAGCAACCGTATGTTGTATCTTTAGTTAGGCAGTATAGCCCATAATCATGTACACCTAGGATGTCAGGTTTTCATCACAAAAATAACCAGTGGCTGGATTAAAACGGAATTTAGTTAAATGATGCAGAATGGTTCAAGAAAGAAGCCATTAAGTTTTGGGGCTGATTTGCATCAGGGGGAGGATGTAGGACATTTTTTTCACTGTCTTTATCTTTGCGAGACAGGAAGCGATTTTACAACAATTTCGTTGATTTCACAGAAAATTATTTGTGGATGTTGCTGGAAAAAATCTGACTGGTTCAGAGAACTGATATTTATCTGCAGCTCCGAATACAAATCTGGATCCACTCTAGATGCTTCAGGCCTTTTTTCTATTAAGGGTCCAAACTAATCTCCTTAATATCTGAGTAAGTGGAGACTGAGGCAGTAATCATCAGACACACTGATGCCATGCAGCTGAAGTACACTCTGTAaacataattacatttacacAGTAGTTATATTCCACTGTAGCAGAGAATCCCCCTTGTATTTGATGATTGATATGACATGGCtcagtcaacacacacaaatgtgccCATTAGCGCATTTAGTCTCATGTTTCTTTtgtctgactctgacatttgacCTTTTGCATAGCTGCCTCGTCTCTGCTTTCACATTGTGCTGCTCGgcttttgtcatttttgttgatgttttcaaCAATACAAATTGTTTCTATGGCAATTCTGTGGTTCCAGTGGACTGACAGGAAAGCTGaattagaaaaataaagttatattgAGCTGCATACGCAAAATATTTATAGTCACTCTGTTTACGAAGATGCTCAGTCATCCAAGTTATGGGATatttacaaatatcaaaaggcATCAGACAACTGGATGACATGAGACAAATCAAATACCAATGCCTCcagtgatgacatttttttagTACAATAGCAAGTACAAATTGGCCTCGACTTAAAgtattatttgtacttttatgaATAGCTGTTAAAGATTTATTGTCATGGGATAAACCACCTCGAGATATATTATCTTGTTTTTAACAAACACTTACAAACAACACAGTACAAGGGACAATAATATGGAACACAAgagttaaaaaacaacaatgagaacAAACACGAGAACAAAGTggacagaaagaacaaaagacaaaaat encodes:
- the rassf10b gene encoding ras association domain-containing protein 10 — its product is MEESTISVWVCREEKLVLGLSKRTTCADVVQVLVEEQDPPSGLSASCCIVEKWRGFERILPNKTKMLRLWVAWGDEQKNVKFVLVKSEVSLASHGARSAEARVVRSHQGPGGTGGSARSPVGSISPEKQRRVVRKAFRKLEKMKKKRPRAARRDASSAEKMETLVHLVVSQDHTVRQQVQRLTELDAEIETCEAKVHVDRIKRHGVNYVQDTYLVEAASSREEDKLCPPGTLVKLEEYVVRCEEVLRLHQELEEQEAQVDIITAQIQEELNHRWMQRRREEQRPAGGPQSAPCRTDTDTTAEDELLLEGERIRTQLDASWYIGLRLNTDLEALRSDLELSQEICDAREKEMRDLLEKVNTLDMDEGTGVMMMMSTLERKSEWVEQARGLSKALSVNDDDSDTGLSSLHSQDSDCQTVWESLV